Within Bacteroidia bacterium, the genomic segment CACTGCCCCATTAAGATAGTTAAGATATATTTGATACCGATTGCGCTGTGTGTCCTGCTTTACAAACACTAAAATAGGATATAAAAGCACTCCCAAAGCCCAAAAGCCAAAATAATACAAAAATAAACCTGCTGCTACCGCATAAAATATAAACACAAGCAATAAACTTAAACGCTTACCTATGACCACAGCAGTAGTACGTAAACCTGCTTCCTTGTCTGCTTCAATATCTGGGATAGCACCTAAAAGATGAGAACCAAAGCCCCAAATAAACAAAGGTAGTAATTTCCATAAACTTACGTACTCTACTTCAATACCTTGTGAATTGTGAAACTTGAACGCATCATAAAAGTAGTACAACGCGAAAAAAGCAGTGATAGTATAGTGAAAAGAAGAACTGATAAAATCTAAAAAAGGCCGTCCTTTAAGTTGTATAGGTTTGACCGAGTAGGCTAAAGCTACCATTAACATGGCAATGTAGACAATTAAATTAAAGTCCAAGTAAAAAGTGTATATTATCCCAAATATAACCGCAAGCATACCCGACGTCCACAAGATGAAATCATGATACTGCGGTGCAAGTACCTTGCCCTCTAAGTTTGTTTCTAGTTTTCGGGCATTTTTTAGGTCAGTTTCGTAGTCAAAAACATCATTTACTCCGTATAAAATGATGTTATACGGAATGAGAAAAAAAAACAAGGTAACAATAAAAAACGGCTGCTGAATTATATCTATCAATCGGTAAGGTGAAATACCTTCTAACTTGAAAGATAAACCAGCCATAATGTAACAGAACCCAAAAGTGTAAGCCGTGTTGACCCACAAAAAGGGGCGCGATACTTTTATCAGTATTTTTAGGTTCTGTATAAAATTGGGCGAAGTATTTTTTTGTATTCTATTCACAGCACTACTGCTCTGTACAACACACAATCATAAATAAAATTCACGAACGTAAAAAAATATTGGCGACCTGCAAGCAGATCGCCAATATAGTCTACACTTGTTCTCTTACACCTACTACGGTAAAGCGTTTGACAATAAATTCAGGCGTAGTGTAGGCAGCATTTCCTGCTTTATTTCCTCCTGTGCCGTGAAAGTCTGAAAACCCTGCAGATTGATTTACCCAAGTAGGTCCTGATAAGTTAAAGGCTATTGAAATAGACACAGGTAACAAAGCTTGAAGCATGCGTTCTTTTACGTCGGGTTTAGCGGTATAGATGGATAAAGTCAATCCGCCCTTTTCTTCTACTAATTTTTTAGCTAATTCAATACTTTGCTCTACATTTTCGGTTCGGATGATAAACACAATAGGTCCAAAAAGTTCTTGGGCATATTTATCATATTCAGATGCTTCTACTTGAATAAATAATGGGCTGCTGGTACGTGCGTTCGGAAATTCAGGATTTTGAATGGGCTGCGGTTCTAAAATGATTTTGTAGCCTTGATTTTTAGTATTTTGGATGCGTTGGTAAGTATCTTCACTTTGAATAGCGCCTAATACACCTGCGCCCATTTTAGGATTTTGCGCTAATGCTTTAACTTTATCAGCAAATTTTTGTACCACTTCTTGAAAAGAAAGGTGTCCGACATTAGTATCTACGCCATTTTTAGGAATAAAAAAGTTCTGGGGCGCAGTGCACATTTGCCCACTGTATAAGGACACAGAAAAAGCTAAGTTTTCTAGAGCGTTTTCAACATCAACAAAGGACTCAAAAATAACCGAATTAACCCCTGATTTTTCTGTGAAAGTTATTTTATTTGGA encodes:
- a CDS encoding UbiA family prenyltransferase; the protein is MAGLSFKLEGISPYRLIDIIQQPFFIVTLFFFLIPYNIILYGVNDVFDYETDLKNARKLETNLEGKVLAPQYHDFILWTSGMLAVIFGIIYTFYLDFNLIVYIAMLMVALAYSVKPIQLKGRPFLDFISSSFHYTITAFFALYYFYDAFKFHNSQGIEVEYVSLWKLLPLFIWGFGSHLLGAIPDIEADKEAGLRTTAVVIGKRLSLLLVFIFYAVAAGLFLYYFGFWALGVLLYPILVFVKQDTQRNRYQIYLNYLNGAVVTIALFVKAILPYL